The Neorhizobium sp. NCHU2750 genome has a window encoding:
- a CDS encoding MBL fold metallo-hydrolase → MNLPEVKGFYDARTGSIQYVVSDPATGKCGIIDPVLDFDEKSGSTSTVNADAILDYIRERDLTIEWILDTHPHADHFSAARYLKAKTGAPTAIGEHVRDVQKIWKEIYDWPDFACDGSQWDRLFSDGETFRIGELEARVMHSPGHTLASITYVVGDAAFIHDTLFMPDSGSARADFPGGSASDLCTSIEAILALPAETRLFTGHDYRPDGREALWQSTVAEQKALNPHVSGKSRAEFIHLRETRDRTLPMPRLILFALQVNIRGGELPPADDHGRRYLKIPLDALPSSVW, encoded by the coding sequence ATGAACCTGCCTGAGGTCAAAGGTTTTTACGACGCCCGTACGGGCAGCATCCAATATGTCGTTTCCGACCCTGCCACGGGCAAATGCGGCATCATCGACCCGGTTCTCGATTTTGACGAAAAGTCAGGCTCGACATCTACGGTGAATGCGGATGCCATCCTCGACTACATTCGCGAACGCGATCTGACGATTGAGTGGATCCTTGATACCCACCCGCATGCGGACCATTTTTCCGCCGCGCGCTATCTTAAAGCGAAGACGGGTGCGCCGACAGCGATCGGCGAACATGTGCGGGATGTCCAGAAAATCTGGAAGGAAATTTACGACTGGCCTGACTTCGCCTGTGACGGCTCCCAATGGGATCGGCTGTTTTCCGATGGCGAGACGTTCCGCATCGGCGAGCTTGAAGCCCGCGTGATGCATTCGCCCGGCCACACGCTTGCCTCCATCACCTATGTGGTCGGTGACGCAGCCTTCATTCACGACACGCTGTTCATGCCCGACAGCGGGTCGGCACGGGCGGATTTTCCCGGAGGCAGCGCGTCCGATCTTTGCACTTCGATCGAGGCAATCCTTGCGCTACCGGCCGAGACCCGCCTCTTTACCGGCCACGACTACCGGCCTGACGGCCGAGAAGCACTTTGGCAAAGCACGGTCGCCGAGCAGAAGGCACTCAACCCGCATGTCAGCGGGAAGTCCCGTGCAGAGTTCATCCATCTGAGGGAGACGCGGGACAGGACCTTGCCCATGCCTCGGCTGATCCTTTTTGCTTTACAGGTCAATATTCGCGGCGGCGAACTGCCGCCCGCCGATGACCATGGCCGACGCTATCTGAAGATCCCGCTCGATGCGCTTCCGAGCTCGGTCTGGTAG
- a CDS encoding amidohydrolase family protein, whose product MTQTIFTGGQFLDVKKKALIGGVEVLIEDDVVREVSDKPITASSAERIDLKGKTLMPGLVDAHVHVVATLVDLAANAELPSSLVALRTSKIMNGMLMRGFTTVRDLAGADLGLKLAVEEGLIDGPRLVICGKALGQTGGHTDYRTRFDNRPLHEASLGALGRICNGIDEVRTAAREEIRNGAEFIKIMANGGVASPTDPIHVLQFSREEIIAVVEEANNVGTYVSAHVYTDAAIRRAVECGVHSLEHCNLIEKETAELAAKSGAIACPTLAAYEGLAMEGEAFGLKPDSVAKIETVRTGGLRSLKILHDAGVPMAYGSDLLGQLHKYQSIEFTTRNKVLPAADIIQSATLISAKLCRMEGKIGELSPGAFADLIVVDGNPLDNIGVLEDHSKLKAIMKGGQFYKNELAA is encoded by the coding sequence ATGACACAGACTATTTTCACCGGCGGCCAATTTCTCGATGTGAAGAAGAAGGCGCTTATCGGCGGCGTCGAGGTTCTGATCGAGGATGACGTCGTGCGTGAAGTTTCCGACAAGCCGATCACCGCATCGTCGGCCGAAAGGATCGATCTGAAGGGCAAGACCCTGATGCCGGGCCTCGTCGATGCCCATGTGCATGTCGTCGCAACCCTCGTCGACCTCGCCGCCAACGCCGAACTGCCGTCTTCTCTTGTAGCGCTACGAACGTCGAAGATCATGAACGGCATGCTGATGCGCGGCTTCACCACCGTGCGTGACCTTGCCGGCGCCGATCTCGGCCTCAAGCTCGCCGTCGAGGAAGGCCTGATCGACGGCCCGCGCCTCGTCATCTGCGGCAAGGCCCTTGGCCAGACCGGCGGTCATACTGACTACCGCACCCGTTTCGACAACCGCCCGCTGCATGAAGCAAGCCTCGGCGCTCTTGGCCGCATCTGCAACGGCATCGATGAAGTCCGCACAGCCGCCCGCGAAGAAATCCGCAACGGCGCGGAATTCATCAAGATCATGGCCAATGGAGGTGTTGCCTCGCCGACCGATCCGATCCATGTGCTGCAATTCTCTCGCGAAGAGATCATCGCCGTGGTCGAGGAGGCCAACAATGTCGGCACCTATGTCTCGGCTCACGTCTATACGGATGCTGCGATCCGGCGTGCGGTCGAATGCGGTGTCCATTCGCTGGAACACTGCAACCTGATCGAAAAGGAAACGGCAGAACTCGCCGCCAAGTCCGGCGCCATCGCCTGCCCGACGCTTGCGGCCTATGAAGGCCTTGCCATGGAAGGCGAAGCCTTCGGCCTGAAGCCCGATTCCGTTGCCAAGATCGAAACGGTTCGCACCGGCGGCCTGCGCTCGCTGAAGATCCTGCACGACGCGGGCGTACCGATGGCTTACGGTTCCGACCTTCTCGGCCAGCTTCACAAATACCAGTCGATCGAATTCACCACCCGCAATAAGGTGCTGCCGGCCGCCGACATCATTCAGTCCGCCACGCTGATTTCGGCAAAGCTGTGCCGCATGGAAGGCAAGATCGGCGAGCTTTCGCCGGGCGCGTTCGCCGACCTGATCGTCGTCGACGGCAACCCGCTCGACAATATCGGCGTGCTTGAGGATCACAGCAAGCTGAAGGCAATCATGAAGGGCGGCCAGTTCTACAAGAACGAACTGGCGGCCTGA
- a CDS encoding Lrp/AsnC family transcriptional regulator, which translates to MIDKTEKIDDFDIKILTALQRDAGLSQRDLAEKVGLSQNACWRRLQRLHAIGMIRGSQSHIDLSALGLDLTVFVMIRTRSHSKEWSEAFRDHVERLPEVIDFYRIGGEWDYLIKVVTRGMSGYDAFYRKLITNFDLATVTGYFSMETMIDNRPLDLGRLR; encoded by the coding sequence ATGATCGATAAAACGGAAAAAATCGATGATTTTGATATAAAGATCCTGACTGCGTTGCAACGCGACGCCGGCCTGTCGCAGCGCGATCTCGCCGAAAAGGTTGGCCTATCCCAGAATGCCTGCTGGCGGCGATTGCAACGGCTTCATGCCATCGGCATGATCCGCGGTTCGCAGAGCCATATCGACCTTTCTGCGCTGGGCCTTGATCTGACGGTTTTCGTGATGATCCGCACACGGTCTCATTCGAAGGAATGGAGCGAGGCATTTCGCGATCATGTCGAACGGTTGCCGGAAGTCATCGATTTCTATCGGATCGGCGGCGAATGGGACTATCTGATCAAGGTCGTCACCCGTGGCATGTCGGGCTATGACGCCTTCTACCGCAAGCTGATCACCAATTTCGATCTGGCAACCGTAACCGGCTATTTCTCCATGGAAACGATGATCGACAATCGCCCTCTGGATCTCGGCAGACTTAGATAG
- a CDS encoding glycosyl transferase family protein: MKGDVTREQRDIGTTSSMAQIKLLLALDALLREGSVSAAAASLGLQVSAVSRMLGELRDHYGDPILVRTGRGMRPTPFAETLRLRVRAFSVETEALLSSAQDGKITPVSSGHDDWHGKARAMPLPLAVSRADQLDAAPTPNGTARRLAAIGDNADPHRRLARYIATTAPGPGRSRPLTVSEARDALTIIIESQADPIQVGALLTAMHYRGPTAGELAGFADAIRNSMRGASRHTIRPDLDWPAYVSPRVQTLPWFIHSARLVGMAGYKVLMHGHFGGGADSGKLEAAARDADIPTCLSIDEVEAAFQDGNVAYMPIGAIAPQAQSLLGLYPLFEMRNPVNAAVNLINPLSAPASIVGAAQASRRDLYRDAAKELDIENIAVIGSTRDIAELTPDKPVKIFRLAGGEAVDTVVPACRTGRADTTGMLSQREYWRAVWSGAARDRKAEAVILHTAATALLALSGRVEARFEDCLARAADLWARRNPTRMSRTATRNASGNRIRPFVIALSILLLGALPDLADAQQKGDRPKGLGAFDGSNALSEMHGGWRLTCGVNNMRKLCVMAQPLARENAGHGDASIEITPIDGGRSQAIITLPFTVDLARGVRLAVDDGKPSAPLPLQGCSEYGCHAVAVIQNAFLNGMRTGSKVHLITASADARDEIVFHADLEGFAASSDRALKLLQ; encoded by the coding sequence ATGAAGGGTGACGTTACCCGGGAGCAGAGGGATATCGGGACCACATCCAGCATGGCGCAGATAAAATTGCTGCTCGCCCTCGATGCCTTGTTGCGCGAAGGAAGCGTCAGCGCCGCCGCAGCGAGCCTCGGCCTTCAGGTATCTGCGGTCAGCCGTATGCTCGGGGAGTTGCGGGACCACTATGGTGACCCGATCCTTGTGCGCACCGGCCGCGGCATGAGGCCGACACCGTTTGCTGAAACCCTTCGCCTCAGGGTGCGCGCCTTCAGCGTCGAGACCGAGGCGCTGCTCTCTTCTGCGCAAGACGGCAAGATCACGCCTGTATCATCGGGCCACGACGACTGGCATGGCAAGGCTCGCGCCATGCCGCTGCCGCTCGCGGTCTCACGCGCCGATCAGTTGGATGCGGCACCGACGCCCAACGGCACAGCAAGGCGGCTTGCCGCCATAGGCGACAATGCAGACCCGCACCGAAGGCTTGCCCGCTATATCGCGACAACGGCTCCCGGTCCCGGTCGAAGCAGGCCACTGACTGTCAGCGAGGCACGCGATGCCCTGACCATCATCATCGAATCTCAGGCCGATCCGATCCAGGTCGGTGCGCTCCTCACAGCCATGCATTATCGTGGCCCAACAGCGGGAGAGCTGGCTGGTTTTGCCGACGCCATCCGAAACTCGATGCGCGGCGCTTCAAGGCACACGATTCGTCCTGATCTAGACTGGCCGGCCTATGTCTCGCCGCGCGTGCAGACATTGCCATGGTTCATCCACTCGGCAAGGCTGGTCGGCATGGCCGGTTACAAGGTGCTGATGCACGGACATTTCGGTGGCGGCGCAGACAGTGGCAAGCTGGAGGCCGCTGCACGAGATGCCGACATCCCGACATGCCTTTCCATCGATGAGGTCGAGGCTGCCTTCCAGGACGGCAATGTCGCCTATATGCCGATTGGAGCAATCGCGCCGCAGGCGCAGAGCCTGCTTGGGCTTTACCCGCTGTTTGAAATGCGCAATCCGGTCAATGCCGCGGTCAACCTTATCAATCCGCTCTCGGCTCCGGCATCGATCGTCGGTGCTGCGCAAGCGTCTCGGCGCGACCTCTACCGTGACGCAGCGAAGGAACTCGACATCGAAAACATCGCGGTGATCGGCTCAACCCGCGACATCGCCGAGTTGACCCCGGACAAGCCGGTGAAGATCTTCCGCCTTGCCGGCGGAGAAGCCGTGGACACAGTGGTACCCGCGTGCCGTACGGGCCGAGCCGATACGACAGGCATGCTGAGCCAACGCGAATACTGGCGAGCCGTATGGTCGGGAGCCGCCCGCGATCGCAAGGCCGAGGCGGTCATCCTTCATACCGCGGCGACAGCGCTGCTTGCCCTGAGCGGGCGCGTCGAGGCCCGTTTCGAGGATTGCCTGGCCAGAGCAGCCGATCTCTGGGCAAGGCGGAACCCCACCCGCATGTCTCGAACGGCAACCCGGAATGCATCCGGCAACCGTATCAGGCCGTTCGTCATCGCGCTCTCCATCCTGCTGCTCGGCGCACTGCCCGATCTCGCCGATGCGCAACAGAAGGGCGATCGGCCGAAGGGGCTTGGCGCCTTCGACGGAAGCAATGCGCTGAGCGAAATGCATGGTGGCTGGCGTTTGACCTGTGGTGTCAACAACATGCGCAAACTCTGCGTGATGGCCCAGCCTTTGGCGCGGGAGAATGCCGGCCATGGCGATGCATCGATCGAAATCACCCCGATAGATGGCGGCCGGTCTCAGGCGATCATCACATTGCCGTTCACGGTGGACCTTGCTCGAGGTGTCAGGCTGGCGGTCGATGATGGGAAGCCCAGTGCGCCTCTTCCGCTCCAGGGATGCAGCGAGTACGGTTGCCACGCCGTCGCGGTCATACAGAATGCCTTTCTGAACGGGATGCGGACTGGCAGTAAGGTGCACCTGATCACCGCAAGCGCCGACGCCAGGGACGAGATCGTCTTCCATGCGGATCTCGAGGGCTTTGCCGCCTCATCGGATCGGGCGCTGAAGCTGCTGCAGTAG
- a CDS encoding siderophore ABC transporter substrate-binding protein: MPVFSRRVAVTTFLAGVASLMVLAGPADAADITFRHASGETTFSKQPVKVLTFDIATLDTLTALGVDVAGVPKGHKPDYLSKYDGGNVLTIGTVFEPDYEAVAAAHPDLIVVAGRSRAKYADLAKIAPTIDMTVNSEKFLSEAEENVRKLGTLFGKQDQAEALIAKLNASTAELKQKSAHAGKSMLILTTGGKMSSFGPGSRFGMLFSDYGFQPAESTGAKGMHGNPASYEYILKENPDWLFVIDRDAAIGREGAAKKMLDNELVAQTTAAKAGHIVYLDPTSWYVVGGGITAMQKTVDQLTAAVDKK, encoded by the coding sequence ATGCCTGTGTTTTCTCGCCGGGTCGCTGTCACGACCTTTCTGGCCGGTGTTGCGTCGCTCATGGTTCTTGCAGGACCGGCCGATGCCGCAGATATCACCTTCAGGCATGCCAGCGGCGAAACGACGTTCAGCAAGCAGCCGGTCAAGGTACTCACCTTCGACATTGCGACCCTCGATACGCTGACCGCGCTTGGTGTGGATGTCGCTGGCGTGCCCAAGGGACACAAGCCTGACTACCTGTCCAAATACGATGGCGGAAATGTACTGACGATCGGTACGGTGTTCGAGCCCGACTACGAGGCTGTCGCCGCTGCCCACCCGGACCTGATCGTCGTCGCCGGCCGCTCGCGCGCCAAATATGCAGACCTTGCCAAGATCGCACCAACGATTGACATGACCGTCAACTCCGAGAAATTCCTTTCCGAGGCGGAAGAGAATGTCCGCAAGCTCGGCACGCTGTTCGGCAAACAGGACCAGGCTGAAGCGTTAATCGCCAAGCTCAACGCTTCGACGGCAGAGCTGAAGCAGAAGTCGGCCCATGCGGGCAAGTCCATGCTGATCCTCACCACGGGCGGCAAGATGAGCAGCTTCGGGCCCGGTTCACGGTTCGGCATGCTGTTCTCCGACTATGGTTTCCAGCCGGCAGAATCCACGGGTGCCAAAGGTATGCACGGCAATCCCGCATCCTACGAATACATCCTGAAGGAAAATCCCGATTGGCTGTTCGTCATCGACCGCGATGCCGCGATCGGCCGTGAAGGTGCAGCAAAGAAAATGCTCGACAACGAACTCGTAGCCCAGACGACCGCAGCGAAGGCAGGCCATATCGTCTATCTCGATCCGACATCCTGGTATGTCGTCGGCGGCGGCATCACCGCGA
- a CDS encoding ABC transporter permease: MVEGKTFSERLGRFSVGFLNFVALAVTVLPLILVFWLSVISNNILSLPAEGYSLRWFAEVWRQPQFIDGFYLSAMVAIGATVIGMLVTIPASIVLVRKRFIGRKAIMQLLMSPLIVPAIVIGASLYMSLVELEIRTGIPATGSTIGFVAGHVLLTIPWCVRLLTANLAGLNEVVEEAAASLGAAPFTVIWKVTLPLIRPGIVAAAIFSFVVSFGNLEVSMFLSTPGEVTLPVAILQYLQWKIDPTIAAASVMQVAIIGLALVITNRFVNLSRMI; this comes from the coding sequence ATGGTCGAGGGCAAGACTTTTTCCGAACGCCTGGGCCGGTTCTCGGTCGGCTTTCTCAACTTCGTCGCGCTGGCGGTCACCGTCCTGCCTCTGATCCTGGTGTTCTGGCTGTCGGTCATCTCCAACAACATCCTTTCGCTTCCGGCGGAAGGATATTCGCTGCGCTGGTTTGCTGAGGTCTGGCGCCAGCCGCAGTTCATCGACGGCTTTTACCTGAGCGCCATGGTGGCGATCGGCGCCACGGTCATCGGCATGCTGGTGACCATTCCGGCGTCGATCGTTCTGGTGCGCAAGCGCTTCATCGGACGCAAGGCAATCATGCAGTTGCTGATGTCGCCGCTGATCGTGCCGGCCATCGTCATTGGGGCATCGCTCTACATGTCGCTGGTCGAGCTTGAGATCAGGACCGGCATTCCGGCGACGGGCTCCACCATCGGCTTCGTTGCCGGCCACGTGCTTCTCACCATCCCGTGGTGCGTGAGGTTGCTCACGGCCAACCTCGCCGGCCTCAACGAAGTCGTCGAAGAGGCCGCAGCAAGCCTTGGTGCCGCCCCCTTCACCGTCATCTGGAAGGTCACGCTGCCGCTGATCCGTCCCGGCATCGTTGCGGCCGCAATCTTCAGCTTCGTCGTGTCCTTCGGCAATCTCGAAGTGTCGATGTTCCTGTCGACGCCCGGTGAGGTCACTCTTCCGGTCGCGATCCTCCAATATCTGCAATGGAAGATCGACCCAACCATTGCCGCGGCCTCGGTCATGCAGGTCGCGATCATCGGGCTCGCGCTCGTTATCACAAATCGTTTCGTCAATCTCTCCAGGATGATCTGA
- a CDS encoding TonB-dependent siderophore receptor: MGLLVSLGATSVGAQDASVTTTDETELKPIVLTADQQLKQAPGVSTITADDIAKTPPANDISDIIRRMPGANLTGTTASGQRGNQRQIELRGMGPENTLILIDGKPVLSRNSVRMGRAGERDSRGDTNWVPADAIERIEVIRGPAAARYGSGAAGGVVNIITKRPEKLSGSVTTYLSVPQHSAEGGTRRGSFIVGGPITDTMSFRLTGGIARTDPDDSDINAEANVDPTSVAAAGHEGVVNKDIRGLLTFEPTGDHAIDLEAAFSRQGNIFAGDRQLSQTNDVLDSMIGKETNIMKRGTLSLTHRGTYDFGDSMSYIQWERTLNKRLLEGLAGSPEGSINSTEFGTIRLDNLTAKSEWDLPLDVIVPQTMTLGAEFRGEWMDDAVSNRQVLNGGAVIPGTEADPASRDPKTDAWMIGLYAEDNIEVTDRLMLTPGVRFDHHSEFGPNWSPSLNASYDLTETVSVKAGIARAFKAPNLYQLNPNYVYYTRGNGCPIDYPNMGGGCYVVGNPDLKPEVSINKEIGVNYHDDLGWNAGLTYFHNDYKDRIASGLVPEGSSTVTGGTAQYFQWYNVPEAVVSGLEANLTVPINDVLTWTTNATYMIESKDKRNGQPLSLVPEYTVNTWLEWQAKEDLSFILSATRYGKTESPTVTATTGGTVENPETRAAYTLVNVAVNYELNEHFHLGAGVNNVFDKRLFREGSGNAAGANTYNEPGRTFYVSLTAKF, encoded by the coding sequence TTGGGACTGCTTGTCAGCCTTGGGGCGACCTCCGTCGGGGCACAGGATGCAAGCGTTACGACAACCGACGAAACGGAGCTGAAGCCGATCGTCCTGACGGCCGACCAGCAGTTGAAGCAGGCGCCCGGGGTCTCTACCATCACCGCGGATGACATTGCCAAGACGCCACCCGCAAACGACATTTCCGATATTATCCGGCGCATGCCGGGTGCCAATCTCACCGGCACGACGGCATCGGGCCAGCGTGGCAACCAGCGGCAGATCGAGCTGCGTGGCATGGGGCCTGAAAACACGCTGATTCTGATCGATGGCAAGCCGGTATTGTCACGTAACTCCGTACGCATGGGGCGTGCGGGCGAGCGCGATTCGCGCGGCGACACGAACTGGGTTCCAGCCGATGCGATCGAGCGCATCGAGGTGATACGCGGCCCGGCGGCGGCCAGATACGGTTCCGGGGCTGCGGGCGGCGTGGTCAACATCATCACCAAGCGACCGGAAAAGCTGTCGGGGTCGGTGACGACCTATCTCAGTGTCCCACAGCATTCCGCCGAAGGCGGCACGCGACGCGGCAGCTTTATCGTCGGCGGCCCGATCACAGACACGATGTCCTTCCGTCTCACGGGCGGCATTGCCCGCACCGATCCGGATGATTCCGACATCAATGCTGAAGCGAATGTCGACCCGACCAGTGTTGCTGCTGCTGGCCACGAAGGGGTCGTCAACAAGGATATCCGCGGGCTTCTAACTTTCGAGCCGACCGGTGATCATGCTATTGATCTGGAGGCAGCCTTCAGCCGTCAGGGCAACATCTTTGCCGGCGATCGTCAGCTGTCGCAGACCAACGATGTGCTGGACTCGATGATTGGCAAGGAAACCAACATCATGAAGCGTGGTACCCTGTCGCTGACGCATCGGGGAACCTACGACTTCGGCGACTCGATGAGCTACATCCAGTGGGAGCGGACCCTCAACAAGCGCCTTCTCGAAGGGCTTGCCGGCAGCCCAGAAGGCTCGATCAACTCGACGGAATTCGGCACGATCCGGCTCGACAACCTGACGGCCAAGAGCGAATGGGACCTGCCGCTCGACGTCATAGTACCGCAAACCATGACGCTGGGCGCCGAATTCCGCGGAGAATGGATGGACGACGCGGTCTCGAACCGGCAGGTGCTGAACGGCGGCGCAGTCATTCCCGGAACCGAAGCCGATCCGGCAAGCCGCGATCCCAAGACCGACGCGTGGATGATCGGTCTCTATGCCGAAGACAATATCGAGGTCACCGATCGGCTGATGCTGACGCCGGGTGTTCGTTTCGATCACCACAGCGAGTTTGGTCCCAACTGGAGCCCGAGCCTCAACGCGTCATATGACTTGACAGAGACCGTCTCGGTAAAAGCCGGCATTGCGCGCGCCTTCAAGGCGCCGAACCTCTATCAGCTGAACCCGAACTACGTGTATTACACCAGAGGCAACGGCTGCCCGATCGATTATCCGAACATGGGAGGCGGCTGCTACGTCGTCGGCAATCCGGATCTGAAGCCGGAAGTCTCGATCAACAAGGAAATCGGCGTCAATTATCACGACGACCTAGGCTGGAATGCCGGCCTGACTTATTTCCACAACGATTACAAGGATCGGATTGCTTCCGGCCTGGTGCCTGAAGGATCGTCAACCGTAACGGGTGGAACCGCCCAGTATTTCCAATGGTACAACGTTCCCGAGGCGGTCGTTTCCGGCCTGGAGGCCAACCTCACCGTTCCGATCAACGATGTTCTGACCTGGACGACCAACGCGACCTATATGATTGAATCGAAAGACAAGCGGAACGGCCAGCCGCTGTCACTGGTACCCGAATATACGGTCAATACATGGCTCGAATGGCAGGCCAAGGAAGATCTATCCTTCATCCTGTCGGCAACCCGCTATGGGAAGACTGAGAGCCCGACCGTGACCGCGACGACCGGCGGGACGGTTGAAAACCCCGAAACGCGAGCGGCTTATACGCTGGTGAACGTGGCGGTGAATTACGAGCTCAACGAGCATTTCCATCTCGGTGCCGGCGTCAATAACGTCTTCGACAAGCGACTGTTCCGCGAGGGCAGCGGCAACGCGGCCGGCGCCAACACCTATAATGAACCCGGCCGAACATTCTATGTGTCGCTGACGGCCAAGTTCTGA
- a CDS encoding aminotransferase class V-fold PLP-dependent enzyme, which produces MGDVIATLREGLIGSRATLSGPYGVKTLVYADYVASGRALRQIEDFILEEVLPYYANSHTEASFCGGYMTRMRREARALTAEYCGADDRHAVVFTGSGATSGINRLVKLFGVAETIARGGRVRVIIGPYEHHSNILPWRESGAEIIEIAEAGCGGPNLADLAAALEKTDADLVICSFSAASNITGIGSDVAQITRMAKAAGAKMIWDYAGAGPYLPISMSPGIDAQIDAIVASPHKFIGGPGASGIMIVRKDSLATNKPSWPGGGTVKFVSPSTHDYSASIESREEAGTPNVVGDIRAALAFIVKHAIGLDEMASRNRALAQRAFAAWKNVPRLELLGLCDVERLPIFSFRIRNGKGGYVHQQLVTRMLSDRFGIQARGGCACAGPYVHRLLDIDEEQSEAMRQAILAGDEIRKPGFTRLNFSVLLTDEKVEFIIASIAQLAADAVEYEPDYEADTARAIFSPRSKTENAVHEPA; this is translated from the coding sequence ATGGGCGATGTCATTGCCACGCTGCGGGAGGGCTTGATCGGTTCTCGCGCCACGCTTTCGGGACCTTACGGGGTCAAGACATTGGTTTATGCAGATTACGTCGCCTCGGGCCGCGCGCTCCGACAGATCGAGGACTTTATTCTCGAAGAAGTGCTTCCCTATTATGCCAACAGCCACACGGAGGCCTCGTTCTGCGGCGGCTACATGACGCGCATGCGCCGCGAGGCCCGCGCCCTCACTGCCGAATATTGCGGTGCCGACGATCGGCATGCCGTTGTCTTCACCGGTTCGGGCGCCACGTCGGGCATCAACCGGCTTGTCAAGCTTTTCGGCGTGGCAGAGACGATTGCCCGCGGCGGCAGAGTGCGCGTCATCATCGGCCCCTATGAGCATCATTCCAACATCCTCCCCTGGCGCGAAAGCGGTGCGGAGATCATCGAGATCGCCGAAGCCGGCTGCGGCGGCCCTAATCTTGCCGACCTTGCTGCTGCCCTTGAGAAGACCGATGCGGATCTCGTCATCTGCAGTTTTTCCGCCGCCTCCAACATCACCGGCATCGGCAGCGACGTCGCCCAAATCACCCGGATGGCCAAGGCTGCGGGGGCAAAGATGATATGGGACTATGCCGGCGCCGGCCCCTATCTGCCCATCAGCATGTCTCCCGGCATCGATGCGCAGATCGATGCGATCGTCGCTTCCCCACACAAGTTCATCGGCGGCCCCGGCGCTTCCGGCATCATGATCGTCCGCAAGGACAGCCTCGCCACGAACAAGCCGTCCTGGCCGGGCGGCGGCACGGTGAAATTCGTCTCGCCTTCGACCCATGATTACAGCGCCAGCATCGAATCGCGCGAAGAAGCCGGCACTCCGAATGTGGTCGGCGACATCCGCGCTGCGCTCGCCTTTATCGTCAAGCATGCGATTGGGCTAGATGAGATGGCAAGTCGCAACCGTGCGCTTGCCCAACGAGCGTTCGCGGCCTGGAAGAATGTCCCCCGACTGGAGCTTCTCGGCCTCTGTGATGTGGAGCGCCTGCCGATCTTCTCTTTCCGTATTCGCAACGGAAAAGGCGGCTACGTCCACCAGCAGCTCGTCACCCGCATGCTGAGCGACCGGTTCGGCATTCAGGCCCGCGGCGGCTGTGCCTGTGCCGGTCCTTACGTCCATCGCCTTCTCGATATCGATGAAGAACAGTCGGAAGCCATGCGACAGGCAATCCTGGCCGGAGACGAGATCCGGAAGCCCGGTTTCACACGCCTCAATTTCAGCGTCCTGCTGACCGACGAGAAGGTGGAGTTTATCATCGCATCCATTGCCCAGCTCGCAGCGGATGCCGTAGAATATGAGCCAGACTACGAAGCCGACACGGCGCGCGCCATCTTTTCACCCCGCAGCAAAACGGAAAACGCTGTCCATGAACCTGCCTGA